The following nucleotide sequence is from Anaerobiospirillum thomasii.
CACAGATCTCCGTTCCCTCCCGACCTCGCCGCTTTGGCAAAACCTTAAATATGTCCATGATTAAGGCCTTTTGTGAGCTTGACTATAAAACCCCTGGGGATACCTCCTATCAGCAAAAACTCTTTATAGACAATGGCCGTAATCTTGCTGTAGCTCAGGATGAGTATAAAGAGCTTCGTGATAAGGTTATGGGACAGGTGCCTGTTATCTATGTGTCTTTTAAAGGTATTGAAGGCCTTTGTTTTAAAGAAGCCATAGTCGAATTTTTAAGAGTTATTTATGAGGTATATTCTAATTACTCTTTTTTAAAAAACAGCAAGATTTTAGCCGCTGATGATTTATATAGATTTACTGATATTGATTATTTTTGTAAAGCTGAATATAAAAACTTATCTGATCCTATTAAGTTAGATCAGGCTGTTTCTTTCTGTAAATCTTTTATAAGCATTCTTGCAATTCTTTTACATAAAGAATTTAATAGACAGGTATTAATTATTATAGATGAGTATGATGTGCCACTGCAAAAGGCTGTTGTGGCTAAAGAGCCTTACTATGATGAAATGCTCTCCATCATAAGAAGTATAAGCATATCTGTCTTTAAACAGCAGGGTAATCCATGGCTGTATAAGGGCATTGTCACTGGCTGTTTAAAAATTGCTCATCAAAGTATCTTTACTGATGCTAATAACTTTACCACTTTTAATGTCAACGATGAGCTTTACTCATCCTTTTTTGGTTTTACACAGGATGAGACAGAGAACATCCTATGTGACTTTGGACTAGAGTCAAAAAGAGATGAGATTAAAAAGTGGTATAACGGTTACAGATTTGGCAATGATTATGTCTATTGCCCGTGGTCTTTAATGGAGTACTGCGCCGCATCAAAACGCAACGGCAGTAATGAGCCAAAGCCTTTTTGGGTTAACACCTCAGGCAATGACATTATCACTCTGTATACAAAAAACTCAATTGAGGCCAATGATGCTGACAATACACAAAAGCTACAGGATTTAATGGATGGTAATTCAGTTTTAATAAAACTCTCTGAATTTAGTGTTTATCCTGATATTACAAAAGGTATGGAGTTTGATACCTTTTGTACCATGATGCTGCAAACAGGCTATGTCACCTTTGATGAAAATTCAAAACTCAAAGGAATGGTCAGCGTTAAAATACCAAACTATGAGGTAAGGCAAGCCTTTGAGACTAAATTCTCTTACTTATATTCTAATAACAATGATAGCTGGAAAGATGAGGGTTTTAAGCTTTTAGATGCACTGATGGGCAATGATATTGACAAGGCTCAGGCTATTATAAACTCTGTTCTGAGAATCTATATAAGTATAAGACACTCAGGCTCTGAGCAATACTATCATGGCTTGATGCAGGGTCTTTTAATTAGCGCTGCACAAAAGAACAATATTAAGGTACTAGATGAGAGCGAGAGCGGTATTGGTTATAGCGATATTATACTTAAAGATTTTATGTATAAAAGAGCTATAATCCTGGAGTTTAAACGCGCTGGCGATGAAGATCTATGCCTTAGGACAGCTAATGAGGCCACAGAGCAGATTATTAAAAAAAGATATGCAGATCTTTTTGATACACAGTATACACAGGTATATGGTATAGGTATTGGCTTTTGTAGAAAATACTGTGAGATATCATCTCTTGGCAATATTGCAAAACGGGCTATGTCTTAAAAGAAATATCTTTAAAAGTAATATCAAGTGATTTAAGAACTATATGCATTGTCACACTGTAATATTGCCATCATCAAGGCGTGCTGATTAGTGCTTTTGACACATGGTTTTATTCTCAAAATCTGGTATAAATTTTCCATCTTTGGGTGATACTTTAGATGCAAAGCAGGCAGCAAAATACTCAACTATTTTTGATGTTTTCAAGCTGACCGTTAAGGCAGATCTCTGCAAGTTCAGCTCCAGAATGAACAGACATAGTTTGCAATAAACAAATTTGAGAGTGAACTAAAAACCATATAATAATGACTAATACGCCACTACAGTATTTTTATCTGTTAAATCTCAAATGGTCCCTCACTTGTATTCAAATCTTTTTAAACCATCAGGGGCAGGATAATTCCTGCCCTGTCTTTAAGAGCTGCCTTTTGCCACACTTTTTCTTCTGCCTCGACGCACTGTACTTTTTGCCCCATCAGTCTTTGCCACCGCCCCATCTAGCGCAGCGCAGAGACCTCCCGAGTTTGACAGTTTGTAATCACGACAATTAATACAATTGGCTTTCCATCGAGGATTGCCAATTTTTTTTGACTTAAAACTTATTGAATTCTATTATTGCAAACTATTGCGAATTATTTAGATACAATATATAATGGTGCTATAGTTAAGCTTATAGGGGGTCTTGCTATGTCTACTATTGTCGCCGTTAAAAAAACTAAAGGCGTCCAATATGTCTCCATTGTTGAGGTTACATCTATAAAGGTTAATGGTGTCAAAAAGCAAAAACAGAAGACTATTAAATCTCTTGGACCTTTAGATAAGCTTCTTGAGAAAGATCCTGATGCCTTAACCAAATTACGCAAGGAATATCAAACCCCTACTTTAAAATATAGAGAGCAAAGGGCAGATCTAGTTGAGAAACATATTAAAGGCATTGATATTACCCAGGCAGATTTACAAAGAAAGACCGTATCCATAAGTCTTAACTATGGGCTTTGGGCTTTAAAACCTTTATGGGATAACGTACTGACATTAAAGCGTCATATTTACTATATTCAGAACAGTAAAAGCTCAGTACAGTTTGATGTAAATGCTGTGTTATCTTATCTGACTTTTCTAAAGGTGGTTGATCCAAAATCTCAGTTTAAGGCCTTTAATCATCAAACAAAGTTTTTATGTTCGCCTCTTAAGGATATAGGCTTGCACGACCTATACAGGGCTTTGGACTTTGCCCATAAGTTTAAGGATGAAATTTTTATCCATATACACAATCGTATCTGTGATAATTTCAATCGCTCGATGACCATGGTGTCACTGCTAAATGAGAATGACGCATTTTAGCTAAGTCATTTTGTCATGCCTTTAAAGCATTTTGTTCTAATTGTATTAAATAACCTCAAATAGCACATAAAAAAAATGATCCCATATAGGGACCATTTTCGTGTATTATCCTTCTTGTATTATCTTCTTTATCCCAAACACATGTTTGGTGGCAGTTCTCTTTCAATGACAGCTCTAACAAGATCTTCATTGATCACAGACTGTCTGCATTTAGCTGCATAGATCAGAGAATGTGTGCAGATTTTGTTGATAACTCTAGGCACGCCAGCTGAGGCGTTACTTATCATCTCTATAGCGGCCGATGAAATTATGGTGTCATCGGTTCCTGCATATTTGAGATGTGTCTCTATGTACTGAGCAACCTGCCAGTTATCCAGAGCCGGAATCTTGCAGATCTGATCTATGCGCTGAATAATAGCCTTATGATCTTTATGTGCTATCAAGTCCCATAACTCGTTCTGGCCAGAGAGGATTAGACTCAGAGGATTGCCAGAATCAAATTCGCAATTGAGCATAAATCTAATTTCCTGCAGAGTGCTACGATTATTGTGATGATCTACCAGGTGAGCCTCATCTACAATTATGACTACATTCTTGCCCTTGACCTCCATTTCCTTATAGAGCATATCCTGGAGCTGTATACGTGCATCTTTGGTATGGAACTTGGCTTCATAGCCCATTTTTGT
It contains:
- a CDS encoding AAA family ATPase, translating into MSVPSRPRRFGKTLNMSMIKAFCELDYKTPGDTSYQQKLFIDNGRNLAVAQDEYKELRDKVMGQVPVIYVSFKGIEGLCFKEAIVEFLRVIYEVYSNYSFLKNSKILAADDLYRFTDIDYFCKAEYKNLSDPIKLDQAVSFCKSFISILAILLHKEFNRQVLIIIDEYDVPLQKAVVAKEPYYDEMLSIIRSISISVFKQQGNPWLYKGIVTGCLKIAHQSIFTDANNFTTFNVNDELYSSFFGFTQDETENILCDFGLESKRDEIKKWYNGYRFGNDYVYCPWSLMEYCAASKRNGSNEPKPFWVNTSGNDIITLYTKNSIEANDADNTQKLQDLMDGNSVLIKLSEFSVYPDITKGMEFDTFCTMMLQTGYVTFDENSKLKGMVSVKIPNYEVRQAFETKFSYLYSNNNDSWKDEGFKLLDALMGNDIDKAQAIINSVLRIYISIRHSGSEQYYHGLMQGLLISAAQKNNIKVLDESESGIGYSDIILKDFMYKRAIILEFKRAGDEDLCLRTANEATEQIIKKRYADLFDTQYTQVYGIGIGFCRKYCEISSLGNIAKRAMS
- a CDS encoding ExeA family protein translates to MYENLPNLDFKAFFNMSSTPFTQNIPVEALYQSEQFLDSMGRLLYAAKNKQFAVLTAAPGCGKSTLLRALSAELDDDKYTILYVSDSNLSARWLYAIPLTKMGYEAKFHTKDARIQLQDMLYKEMEVKGKNVVIIVDEAHLVDHHNNRSTLQEIRFMLNCEFDSGNPLSLILSGQNELWDLIAHKDHKAIIQRIDQICKIPALDNWQVAQYIETHLKYAGTDDTIISSAAIEMISNASAGVPRVINKICTHSLIYAAKCRQSVINEDLVRAVIERELPPNMCLG